A segment of the Streptomyces sp. Tu 2975 genome:
ACACCTGCGTCGAGGTCGGGCCTGCGCAGGGCCAGCGACTGGAAGACGAACGCGAGCATCAGCATGCCGGTGCCGGCGACGGCCCACGCGATGAGCGCGCCGGCGACGCCGGTCTCCTCGGCGAAGCGCCGCGGGAGGGAGAACACCCCTGCGCCCACCATGGATCCGACGACCATGGCGGTGAGCGTCATGAAGGTCAGCTTGACGGCCGGCCGGGTCTCCGCGGTGGTGTCACCTTGGGTCGTCATGTCTCCCCGCTCCGTACGGCCGACCGTCACCGATAGCGGAATCTATCGCTTATCCACCGGTTCATGCCGAATGCCGGATACGGAGTGTCCCGGGCCGGGGCTCTCACGTCCGCGTGAGGCCGACGGCGCTCACGCCTGGGAGATGAGGCGGTCCACCGCCGCGGTGCCCGACGTGTAGCCCGTGGCTGCCGCCGCGCCGGGCCGGACGGCCTGAGCGGGTGCCAGGCCCCGGACGGGGAGCGGCTGGTGGGCGGTCGTCGTCCGGGTGAGCGCGAGCGGCGGGGCGTGCTGCGGCAGCGGCTGGGGCCCGGGTGGCTGGGTCTGGGCGGGCACCTGCGCCAGCATCGGGGCGGCAACCGGCTGCCTCGTCCGGGCCTGGGCCTGGGCCTGGGCCGGCACGGTCGCCACGGCCGGCTGCTGGGCCTGCGCCTGTACCGCCTGTGCCGTTGCGTCGGTCCGTGGCAGCGGCTGGGACCGTGACGGTATCTGCGCGAGCATCGGCTGCGGCGGCTCCGGAGCGGGCGGCGGGGCGGGCGCGGACCGGATGTGCTCGCCGTACAGCACGAGTTCCATCGCGGAGACCAGCCGCGCCACGTCCGGCTCGGGACGCACCACCAGACGGACGAACCGGCTGGAGCTGCCGATCTTGTTGCCGCACTCCCGCACCAGGACACCGTGCTCCGCGAGCAGCCGGTCCCGCAGGATCGCGCCGTCGGCACCTTCCGGGAGCCTCACGTACACGAAGTTGCCCTGGGAGGGATAGACGGTGAGACCGGGCAGCTGGGAGAGCCGCCAGATCATGTCCTGCCGGTCGCGTCCCACCTGCGCGAGGCTCTCCGCGTACTCCTGGCGGTGCTGCTTGAGCATGAACACCACGGTCTCCGCGAAGGAGTTGATGTTCCACTTCGGCAGCGCGGCGCGCACCTTCCCGGCAAGACCCGGGTTGGCGACGAGATAGCCGAAACGCACCCCGTGCAGGCCGAAGTTCTTTCCGAGGCTGCGCAGCACGATCACGTTCGTCCGCAGCACTGCCTCGGCCGCGACGCTGGTCTCCTGCCCGGCGTCGGCGAACTCGAGGAAGGACTCGTCGACGACGACCAGGTCCAGGTCCTGGAGCTGGTCGAGCAGCGACAGCACCTGCTGCTTGGGCAGCAGGCCGCCGTCGGGGTTGTTGGGGTTGCACACGACGGCGACGCGGGAGCCTCTGCTCCGTACGAACTGCACGAAGGACGCGGGGTCGAGGGCGAATCCGCGCGCCTCGGGCAGCAGCAGCATGTCCACCCGCTTTCCGGTCTCCATCGGCTGGTCCGTCCAGCGGCCGAAGGTCGGTACGGGGACCGCCAGTGACTCGCGGACGAGCAGATGGTCGATCCAGGTGATCAGTTCGGTGGAGCCGTTGCCCATGGCTACGGTCTGGGGATTGAGGCCGAGCAGTTGGCAGAGCTCGGCGGTGATGGTCTCGGAGCCGCTCGGGTAGTAGGTCAGGATCTCCCTGAGCCTGCTGCCGAGCTCGTCGAACATGGCGGGGGTGGGGAAGTACGGGTTGCAGGGGATGCAGAAGTCCACGATCTCGCCGGCCGCGCCGCCGCCCGCCCTGTCCAGCGTGAAGTACGACGGACTGTGCGCGGTGGACGCGCGGAAGAGCGCGGTGACATTGCTGCCGTTGCTGCCGGCCAAGACGTGCCTCCCTGCCTTGTGGCGGCCCGTGCGGATCCACACGGGCCGCCAGAAGGTACGGGCGGAGGTCACGCGCCGTTCAACGGCCCCGGCGCCTCGGCGGCGGACCCGGCCGGTGGACGGACGGGGCGTTCGAGCCGCGATCAGGTCGGTGCGGCCGTCGCCGGTGAGCGGCTCAGGTCATCGGCCGCAGACCGCCTGGGGTGCCGTGTTCCGGCGTAGGCGCGGCGCACGCCGGCCGTGCAGCAGCAGATAGAACTGCTCGACCGACTCGCCGGGGCCGTGCTCGAACCGCTTGACGACCTTGCCGAGCGGGTTCCACACCCGCCCGTCCGGCATCCGCACCCCGACCGGCTGGCCGAACATCTCGCGCTGTCCCGCGTCGAGGTCGACCCAGCACGCACCGGCACGTCTGACCATCACCTCGCCGGTGTAGGCACCGAGCCCCTGAAGGAAGCGGTCCACCCCGGTACGGACAGGTCTGTTGCGTCTGAGTCCGTCGACGACGACGTCGACCAGTCTCAGGCTCGTCACGCTGTAGTCGAGCGGCAGTCTGCTGCGCTCGCTCATCTCCGTGACGAACCGGGCGGTGTAGCTCCGCATGCCCCTGGCGTCCGGCAGTCCTGCTCCGTGATCTTCCACGGCATCCGCCTTTCCACAACGATGGCCTCACCGGACCCAGCGGAAACACGGGCGGGAGCATCACGGACGGCACAGGTGGCTGTTCTCACAAGAAAATCAGCGGCCGGCGTACAACCCTCGGCCGGGCCGGAGCGTCGCACGGAAGTCATGGTGAGGGAGCGAACGGGCAAGTGGGGCCCGTCCCGGCGAAGTTCGGGCACGTGGTGTCCCGAGCACGCTGCGTCCGGGGGGTGGACCGGCCGGCCGGTCTAGCCGCCGTACTCCCGGTCGTCGACCGGCGCGTCGGGCAACTGGGCCTGGAGGGACTCCCGGTAGCGGACACAGCCGCGCATGAACCGTGGCCACGGCGGTACCGCCACCTCGGGCTCCACGCGCTCCGGCAGCAGTCCCCACAACTGCGGGTGGTGCCAGCACAGATCGTGGCCCGAGCTGTCCCGGTGCGCGCGGATCCCCCGGCGCAGGGCTCTCACCTCGGCCACGAGTTCGTCGCGGCTCAGCCGGTTCAGATCATCGTCCAGTTCCACAAGGGGCACCCTAGGCACGGGCGGCACCGGACGGCGCCGGGCGCACCGCGTCGTCATGGCCGCATCCCTCTTACGGCGCCCTGCGGGCCTGTGCGTCGTGCACGTTCCGGGCGCGTACTGGGGTCCGCGGGTCGTGCACGCCGTGTGCGTCCTACTGCCGTGACGGCTTCTGTATCGGGGCGCGCCACTTGTCCGGCCCCGCTCGGGGATCTTCGGGTGACGGTGCGTCGGTGCCGGCGTTCACCCCGGACTCCGGGCCGTGCTCTTCGCCCGCCGGGCCGGCCGGCCGGTCCGCCTCCATGCGTGCGCAGTACGCCTCGATCCGGTCGGGGCCGCCGGCGACGGCGGCCAGCCGCTCGCGCACGGCACGTGCCTTGGCGCCGCCGTCGGCCTCTCGCCCGTCGGCCTTGCCGCCGTTCGCGTTGCCGCCGTTCGCCTTGCCGCCGTTCGCGTTGCCACCGCCCGGCTTATCGTGGTTCCGGCCTGCCGCTTGCGCCGCCGCATAGGCGCGGCAATGGCCGGTCAGGTCCTCGGCGGTGAGCGGGTGTTCGTGAGCGCCCGGGACGGTGGCAGGCGGGACGGCGGGCATCGTGGCGGGCGGGGTCACGCCGGTGGTCCGCTCCTCCGCCCCGGAGGGGGAGACGCGGGGCGCCGGGCGTGGCTGCTCGGCGGGCGGGTCCGCGAACGGGGCGGGGATCGCGCCGGCCGCCATCGCGACGCCGCCGAACATGACACCGGCGACGAGTGCGCCGACACCGGCCCGGATCCAGGAGACACGGGTCCGCGCCTCCGCCGGCCGCCAGTCGTCCTCGGGGCGGGTGGGCAGCGCGAGCGCCCCTTCGTCACGGGCGGCGCGGAACGCCGCCAGGGCGTTCTCCTCGGCATCGGGAGCGACGGGTCCGGGGCGCGCGGCGGCGGCGAGCAGCTCGTCGAGCGTCGGCTGCCGCGACGTAGCGGGCACCTGAGGCTGCGGTGAGGCCTGCGGCGGTGCGGCGGGGCCCACGGCGTCTCCGGATCGGTTTTCGGTCATCTCGCATCTCCCAGCGAAGGGGAGTCCGAATCTGTCACACCGCCGCGCGGCGGCGACGCCAGGAATCTCTCCAGCCGTCTGAGCCCCCGGTGGGTGGCGGAGCGCACGGCTCCCGCACGTTTGCCCAAAACGCGTGCGGCGGACGGCCCATCGAGTCCGATGACCGTCTGGAGGAGCACCGCCTCCGCCTGCTGCCGGGGCAGTTGAGCGATGAGGGCCAGGGCCTCCTGGGTCGAGGCGGTCTCGAACGCCTCCGCCGCCGTGT
Coding sequences within it:
- a CDS encoding aminotransferase class I/II-fold pyridoxal phosphate-dependent enzyme produces the protein MAGSNGSNVTALFRASTAHSPSYFTLDRAGGGAAGEIVDFCIPCNPYFPTPAMFDELGSRLREILTYYPSGSETITAELCQLLGLNPQTVAMGNGSTELITWIDHLLVRESLAVPVPTFGRWTDQPMETGKRVDMLLLPEARGFALDPASFVQFVRSRGSRVAVVCNPNNPDGGLLPKQQVLSLLDQLQDLDLVVVDESFLEFADAGQETSVAAEAVLRTNVIVLRSLGKNFGLHGVRFGYLVANPGLAGKVRAALPKWNINSFAETVVFMLKQHRQEYAESLAQVGRDRQDMIWRLSQLPGLTVYPSQGNFVYVRLPEGADGAILRDRLLAEHGVLVRECGNKIGSSSRFVRLVVRPEPDVARLVSAMELVLYGEHIRSAPAPPPAPEPPQPMLAQIPSRSQPLPRTDATAQAVQAQAQQPAVATVPAQAQAQARTRQPVAAPMLAQVPAQTQPPGPQPLPQHAPPLALTRTTTAHQPLPVRGLAPAQAVRPGAAAATGYTSGTAAVDRLISQA